A single region of the Triticum dicoccoides isolate Atlit2015 ecotype Zavitan chromosome 2B, WEW_v2.0, whole genome shotgun sequence genome encodes:
- the LOC119363409 gene encoding 54S ribosomal protein L24, mitochondrial-like, translated as MPEDLTERNHTRTRVAPTTHGKTSQATGRLLLRRRRRRSIRSSQSKMSFRAREIYKKVVRRVGGEGKLPAEVMDTVKNILPNSKVVMGRAKRGIFAGRHIQFGNKVSEDGGNKSRRNWKPNVQEKRLFSYIHDRHIRVKVTTHALRCIDKAGGIDEYLLKTPYNKMDTEMGIAWKAKIEKMYSELAGMEVGFFPPEEEAKIKQGFEEVRSAKREFRSGSRRALGVANQSQLEATKADDDETTEVVDTNEEVSDVAEKS; from the exons ATGCCGGAAGATCTCACGGAGCGAAACCACACCCGCACCAGAGTCGCCCCCACCACGCACGGGAAAACCTCGCAGGcaaccggccgcctcctcctccgccgccgccgccgtcgaagcaTCAGAAGCAGCCAGAGTAAGATGTCGTTCCGGGCGCGGGAGATTTACAAGAAGGTGGTGCGCCGCGTGGGCGGGGAGGGGAAGCTGCCGGCGGAGGTGATGGACACGGTGAAGAACATACTCCCGAATAGCAAGGTCGTCATGGGCCGGGCCAAGCGCGGCATCTTCGCCGGCCGCCACATCCAGTTCGGCAACAAGGTCTCCGAGGACGGCGGCAACAA GTCAAGGCGAAACTGGAAGCCGAACGTTCAGGAGAAACGTCTTTTCAGTTATATTCATGACCGACACATTAGAGTCAAAGTAACCACTCATGCACTCCGGTGCATTGACAAAGCTGGCGGGATCGATGAATACCTCCTGAAGACACCTTACAACAAAATGGATACTGAGATGGGAATAGCCTGGAAGGCAAAGATTGAGAAGATGTATTCAGAGCTAGCTGGGATGGAAGTTGGCTTCTTCCCTCCCGAGGAAGAGGCTAAGATAAAGCAGGGTTTCGAGGAGGTTCGATCGGCCAAGAGAGAGTTCCGCAGCGGATCAAGAAGGGCTTTGGGTGTGGCAAACCAGAGTCAGCTAGAAGCAACTAAAGCTGATGATGACGAAACGACTGAAGTCGTGGATACAAATGAAGAGGTGTCTGATGTCGCAGAGAAGTCTTAG
- the LOC119363410 gene encoding oxygen-evolving enhancer protein 3, chloroplastic-like, with amino-acid sequence MAQTMASMTGLSQGVRLPGPTGRRASRFTVRASSAEAEAAGRRAVLGLMASGVVGSAFAQVVHAGTVAAIKVGPPPPLSGGLPGTDNSDEARDFDLPLKNRFYLQPLPPAEAAVRAKESAQDILNLKPLIDKKQWPYVMNDLRLRASYLRYDLKTVISSKTTKEEKKDLKDLTGKLFATLDGLDHAAKIKSPTEAEKYYGETKTVLGDVLAKLG; translated from the exons ATGGCGCAAACCATGGCGTCCATGACCGGCCTGTCGCAGGGCGTGCGTCTCCCAGGCCCGACCGGCAGGCGCGCCAGCAGGTTCACCGTGAGGGCGTCGTCGGCGGAGGCGgaggccgccggccgccgcgcggtCCTTGGTCTCATGGCCAGCGGAGTCGTCGGCAGCGCGTTCGCTCAGGTGGTGCACGCCGGCACCGTCGCGGCCATCAAGGTTGGCCCACCGCCGCCGCTCTCCGGTGGACTCC CCGGCACGGACAACTCCGACGAGGCAAGGGACTTCGACCTGCCCCTGAAGAACCGGTTCTACCTGCAGCCGCTGCcaccggcggaggcggcggtccgGGCCAAGGAGTCGGCCCAGGACATCCTCAACCTCAAGCCGCTCATCGACAAGAAGCAATGGCCGTACGTCATGAACGACCTCCGCCTCAGGGCCTCCTACCTACGCTATGACCTCAAGACCGTCATCTCCTCCAAGACCaccaaggaggagaagaaggaccTCAAGGACCTcaccggcaagctcttcgccaccctcGACGGG CTTGACCATGCAGCCAAGATCAAGAGCCCCACCGAGGCCGAGAAGTACTACGGCGAGACCAAGACTGTTCTCGGCGATGTCCTCGCCAAGCTAGGCTAG